The sequence CTTCTGTTTCTCTCTCAAAAGTCCTTAGTGTGGAATGGGAGAGAATGAAGTGAGATTGCTGGCTGGAGGTTTAAGACTAAGAGGGAATGGTTGTTGGCTGAACACTTGAGCACTCTACGGAGATGGTACAGAGGTAGGGTGGCTGTAGGTGTTGAAAATAAGAATCAATAGTCAAAAGTATTaaaatcaattcaaagattagatctttgaattgaatataagagtgtgtatatttgattttaagaagATTTATATACAAACTGATTTCTTTACGTGTGACTGCTGGGTCCATAAGCATATATAAATGTTTACACCTCTATATTTCTATTCAAACATGTATGTGATGGTATGATGCATGAAGAGCTGAGTTTAGTATTCACCTGCAAATGCTTGGTGTCGGTGGCTGTCTATTGCCATTGAATTGGTCTCAATGAGAAGATAGCTGAAATGAATTGTGTATTGTTTCCCTATTAAATGCAGGCTGAAATTCAGGGAGGAAGTGGAGGAATTAAAGCCAAAGCTTACATCCTTTGAAGTCGGCAGCAGTAAATGAAGTCTTTCTTTCTTTTGGTGAAGTTTTTAGTGTAGAATGGGAGTGGTATGAAGGAAGTTTGCTGCTGAATTATTAAAGGAGTGAATTTGGTAGCTAATCTTGAATATCTAGTCCTCTATGCCATGTGAAAGCCTTGAGAGAGAATAGGTAAAGTTGTGGCTGATTGACAGCTTGTTTGTTCCCACACGCAtgcctttccttttctttcttgttgCTGCCGTAATAATAGGAATGTAGGGAGTAGGCTAGGAATTGAGTGATGTTTGTAATAGATAGTGTAGAGTTGTGGGTGTGACTAATGAAATTCTTCAGTGTTGGTCATGGTCATTTTATATCTTACTATTAGTATCTGCAATACTAATTCTAGTCTTGCTATTTAATGGTGTATTTGGGTATCTGAAAATGTAATACAATCTCTAGTTTGCTACTATACTGAATACTCTAATAAATCTTGTTATTCGATATTTGATTTCCTGCCTTACTAATATCGTGATACTCGTAGAATGAATCTAAATTggatccgtagatttaattcgctTCACAAGccgaaataatccacgacttgaataacaataatagatggaaataatattctatagcatataaaattaataacctgattttgctaagtcagttatcattctgaaaaataaataattgtcTGCTCAATGAATAAATCACGATCATTTCACGTGGAAATATCTAATTCAGAATCTCAGCTGGATTAACATTACTGgaggatgcaataattaaatatcgcatttactaatcttaatcataaataaaagagcgggctactacagtaTCCGCTTGAATGTGGTGATGGTGCGGCTGCTTCTAAAAAATTCTAccctaatttaacataaaaagttAGCCTAATGGGCCCTACCCAAGATTTCGGCCTTATCAAATCTTCAATGTGGTCAAAGAAACCCACAAAAGCCGTGCCCAAGTTCCAATACCCGTGAATTACACTTTTCTGCAAAGCCTATAGATTCCCATACTAGAGTTGCCggttgaattgtccaatcacaatTGAACTAGCTTTAGttcttcaaaattgaaaaaaaatacaacaaccattaatatgaactctaataaataagatttatatatattgtgatataaAAACCAGTTATAAATGACATGGTACTTatatccgccagtaaaaagtATCCGCTAGAAGTAGCCGCTTAGGGTTTCTTTCACGCGGCTAATTCTAGCGgatacgaattactggcggatacgtATGTGGTAGGCTCTCTAATATTTTActgtttcataatatatgattatacattttttttatccaatattttctattattttatgtgttaggctatattaattcatgttaaataaaataaaatcaaaaattcgAGACTTATTACACCACTATGatccaaatttgtctaaatacaagcctattatgtatttctacttcatagaatatatttttaaaaaagaatacaaaattaaacggagtttgtgtataataaaaaagtaataggaggatgtaaaaaattgtacgttaagtatatttggaaacaaaaaacaattctgaacctaatgtatacattatccgccagtaaacaATAGCCGCTAGAAATAGCTGCCAGGATAAAAAAACCCGGCGGCTATTGCGAACGGCTATtgtttactggcggataatgtatacattaggtttagaatttttttttgtttccaaatatacttaaagtacaattttttacatccccgtattactgttttattatacacaaacttaccttcattattttcaaacttagggtattatacgtcaatcatcttacaataattgcacatttatctgcttttgtgcatttttaactacctatcttacacattttcttacacaattgtacttgtgtaagaaaagtgtaagaacttttacaaaaaacaaaGCAATCCATCACCATCAAGTGTACTTTTCGGTTTTGACtttcaaagtgggtagttttgtaagatGTTTTATTGAAGTGGGTAGATTTAATTCCACCCCTTCTGAAATTCAATGtgagtatttcaatttgtgttttggtcattcacaaatgcagacttataaggactaaacttgattccttacaaaaaagttcacgtgaagtgtagtgttcattcaatacggcttcaatctattattgcatgtcacctcacacatgcataaaattagcattaatgccccactacaaccaaaatttttgcagagtcaccttctcagtatgtacttttaattttttactaaaaaattaacaaaaaaaaaagcaacaaatacaaaagaggaatgcgtatgttatatttaaacattcataacaagctgaaaaattaacaattatacataatttgacataaaataatattttctgccTCACAGAccaagtatccgccagaaaaTCATACAAAAGACCCAGTAGCCgccatatattttttgttagcggctactgataaatcaaataatttaatggCGGATACTTTACGTTTTggctatataatattatttcattaccgaatatatgaatttccaaataattggtatataatttcttattattttatgtgcaagtctattattttatgtgtagtcaaatcatgcataaagtgagtgttattacccccactataatccaaattttggcagattcactatctctcatatttcccatccatgtgtacttcttgtactgtacatatttcactatctctcatatttccccttgtaaaattaaataaaaatctaaaaataacggtgcatatgtaacaataaaaaatcacgaaggataaaaattcacaatcatgcTAATTATGaacaaagtattttttttaaagcgaataacacaagtatccgccagtaattagtaGCCGTTGAATAGTAGCCGCCGGTCACAAACTTCAGCGGCTACTTCGGCCggctacgaattactggcggatacatGGTTCactggtttcaaaaaaaaaaattcttaagaattgacatattcgtgatttttttggccttcgtattaatgtttgtaacacacaaacgtcccctaatttattcaaaatttgcaaatctatttaatcttataatgcatgaaagtgacgttttctcacattttgtaccaattttaactgtattcttacacaactcttacacaatttccatcatcatcaacttttacacaaaaaaccaagcaacccatcaccatcaaacttgcttttcggtctttgattttgaaagtgggtagttttgcaagacattttattgaagtgggtagattcccctattaacacTTAAAATTTTGGGTTCTTAAAAgttcaaatttcaaattataaaaGTATTAAAAGTCCATACTTAATTAGCCCAAAAtctaaagctaaaaaaaaaaaaaaaaaaaaaaaactcaacaatcaaaaacaaaatttaaaataaatataatcattataaaataaaaaataggtcTACCTCTAATATAatcagtttttatttatatttaatttgtggGTCTCAAaataatacactttttctcatctcaactaataaataataagtacattaattgtgggtccctttttccactcaactaataaaaatacactttttcttaaaactcgtgttttgctacttaggtcatgaattagtggacggagggagcataAATAATGGAGTAAAAAGACTATATCTCTTTATTAGGTTCACAGACATCTCTTTATTAGGTTCACAGACATGACGCCTCTAATCCCTATTTCTTCCTATTCTCACGCTACCAGCTCAGCTCGTCTGCAATCTCTCTCTGTTTTCCGCCGCTCGTCGCCCCCTCCGGCCCACGCCGCTCGCCTCGAAATCTCTACAGCAACAGCCTGCGTCGTGCTCCGCCTCACTGTGCAGCTGCAGCCTATCAGTTTTCGTCGTCCTGCTTCCTCCGGCCTCGGCCCATCCGTCTGGCAACTCTTGCCGACACCTCCCCAACCCAACGCCTAATAGCAGGTAAATCGACTGCAATTTGAAATGTGGGAGCTGAGATGTGgaagtgaagaattcatatttATTGCTGCTATTTATAGATGGTAAACCTGACTTAGaatattcaaaattcaaataaccTATTACCCAACAGATAATTATTCAGTAGATTAAAGGAAGTGTGACTTGGCGGGAAAAATTGGCAGCTGAAAACCTTGCTttaatattagtatagatagatagatagatttcCTTGCCATTGTAAAACCTGCACTCGCTATTGAATTTGTTGTTACACATACAAATTTCAAAGAATTGTAGTGATTTCAGCTTCAATTCGAATCTTAGTTAAGCTCCGGGAGTTTGTGAGTGGAATTAATTTACTTCCGTTTTGGATAGGTCGTAAATTTCTCTGGGTGATTAATTTTGCTCATCTCTTGAGTTTTAGATGTTGATAGTTGAATAGCTGAGTTATGAATCTTGTATTATTTTTCTATTCTGTTTAATTGCCTAAAGGAATATGTACTTTCAATTGTAGGATGCTAAGTTTGAGGCATTCTCTTGTAACTATCAATATAGGATTGCAGACAGTTGTATTTGGGAATAATCGGTATCGATGTCCGGTGGTAAGTTTTTTTGTTGAATATATTTTCTtctctaattttctttttcaaccTTTGCATTAGTGGTATTATCTTTTGCTATACGTATGATTAGCTTGAGGGTTCTTCAATGCAAACAATATACCATGTGTCCTTTATTCTTCTTTTGCTGAGGGAGAATTACGACTCATATTATGTATGcaatttttctttcttattaaTTCTCCTTTCTCTGTTTATAAGATATGGCACATAAGTCTTAACATTTTTATGTCTAATATAAAGTCTTCCAATGCCAAATGAATGTACGAGGTAGTTGGCAGTTTGTTAAACAAACAGATTGTTCTTGGGTGAACGTGAATTGCATGCATAGAGGGATTGGTGGGACAATAAAATCGCAATAACATCAAGTGGAAAAGCTTGGCCTGGTACTGAATTTCAACGAACAATGCAACGCGGGACTGAATGACTGCATGGGGACACTAATTATCAGTAGGAGCAAAATCATGTTGATGATTTGGTCTTGTGGTTGTTAAAATGATCTAGAAAGATGTTTGGTTTGACATCTCTCTGCTAGATTATTAAAATCAttgtatatattaatatatccGTATAGATTGTTTAAGCATATAATATATACTATGTATACAAAGGTGGGCATATCTTAAAACTGCTCATAGAAGAATTTAACATTATAGTTACATTTTTGAGGTTGGAAAAATCCATCACATAGCAGGGGTTGAAGGGAACAAGGATATAATAATATCCATCGGAAGAGATGGTGCGGCTGAATTATTATTGCCTTATTTGGTTTTCAATGCTTAGTCTAAATCATCCTTGAATATGATACAATGAATTGATGACATTAAATGCATTAGTAATATTTTGCAGGAATGCGCTGCTAAAGGTCCTCGACCAAGGTACCCTCGCGTATGGAAAACCAAAAAACGGATAGGGACCATTTCAAAGTCCCGAAAGTTTGTCGAATGTGTGAGCTTTCGACCATCATGATCTCTATTTCTGGGTAAAAGTAGAATTTGATTTATTTCTGTTACCCACTTCAGATAAAGGGATTATCAAATGTCAAAGAGGAAGTATATGGAGCTCTTGATTCCTTCATTGCTTGGGAACTAGAATTTCCCTTGATTACTGTGAAGAAAGCTTTAAAAAGTCTTGAAAATGAGAAGCAGTGGAAGAGGATAATTCAGGTACATTCATGCTCTTTAACTGTATTTCCTCTGTTTCTAGattcaattatttgatttaatcaCCACTCGACTCCCAGGTGACGAAATGGATGCTAAGCAAAGGACAAGGAAGAACTATGGGAAGCTATTACACTTTGCTAAATGCTTTGGCCGAGGATGGAAGGATTGAGGAGGCTGAAGAACTATGGCAAACATTGTTTACTCGGAACATAGAAAGTATGCCGCGCATGTTCTTTGAGAGGATGATTTCTATCTACTATCAGAGAGAAATGCATGGGAAGATGTTTGAGGTGCATCCCTGTTTCACTTCTCAATCTCTCAAACACAGAGGCTTTTTTCCTTTTGGTTAATAGGAATTCAATGTGTTCATCGTTATAATAAATACTTTATTCCTATCCCTGGTTCCATTGCCTCCTTCAGCACATGTTAAAATTAGATGGCTAACTCGTCTTCCTCTTTTGTTGTCCTTGCAGATATTTGCTGACATGGAAGAGCTGGGTATCAGGCCAAACGTGCCAATTGTGACAATGGTGGGGGAAGTTTTCAAGAAACTCGACATGCTGGACAAATACGAAAAATTGAACAGGAAGTATCCTCCACCAAAGTGGGAATACCGATATATTAAAGGTAAGCGTGTGAAGATAAGAAGCAAATTTGCCGAGCAAACTgaaagcaacaacaatgagGCAAATAGTTGTGACATAGAAGCTAGTAGTGATGCGGTTGAGCTGCACGAGATTGCAGAGGTTTGTAGTGATAACTGTGATGATGAAAATAACTTGTATCTGCCTGAAACCCTTACAGATTGATAATTGTATTTTATTGACGACGAGTTTTGATAAACTCGCACCATCTTTTCTTTGTGAACAAATGATAGATTATGCTTCTGCATAATCCACCAAAATCTTATTATTCCGAGTGTTGAGAAGACGAAAAGAAAGAATTAAACGCATGCTAATATGTTACAAGAAGcatgaataattaattagaagggaaaaattaatattgaaaatgaGACGTGGCGATGATCCAAGCAGCCATGAATATAAGGTAGATCGATGATGTTGTCGCATCAGATGTATCAATATTCGGAACCGGAACTGTCTTCGAACCTGTACCAATTGTTAATTAGAATACAGATATCATTCTACACCTATTGTGTATTTCAAACACAATTTTATGATTGTTTTAATTgcttttgagcttatattcaaATATAGGCTTCTTTGATTTCCCTAAAATGCATGTGTTCGAGTTGGAATTCAAGTCATATTGCAAAATGGGTGTACCTGAATCGAAATCAGAGGTTGGCGCTTCCGCTGTTGAAGGCGGGGACGGGGAGGAGGCGTCCGACGGCGGCGACACCGCAGGCGAGCTTGCTGCACCTCCATTACCAACATCTGGAGTAGAGTAGACCACATTAATTTTAGGATTAAGTTCAAAGAAATGATCAACctatattttacaaatatttgaaTAAGTGATTTTTGAAGTCTCCTCATTACCTTACCTCGTAAAATAAAAAGGTTGTTATAAATTTTTGTAAGCAAAGTTTATCCAATCAAATGCAATCCAAAACATACCATCATGACATTGAGGAGTTGGAAGTTTGCAGGTGGCGGGCATGGCCATTGCAAGAGTCCGGTTGATGGCAGTGCCGAGAGTGGCGCTTGCACCATTATTGGTGAGCATCGGGCAGATGCACTCGGGCTGCGCCTGCTGGACGTTGGCCAGAGAGGCGCAGCACGATGGCAACGGCCGCGACGAGTTCCCTCTCAGGTAGCTTATGCACGAGGATAGGCCGCTTATCATGTTGTTCGAGCACCCTGCAGACTCACCCCTGCCTCCTCTGCTTACCATTACTGCAAACACTAGGAATGACCAAATTCTGCAGCTTTTACTACCCATTTGTCCAAATAT comes from Salvia miltiorrhiza cultivar Shanhuang (shh) chromosome 3, IMPLAD_Smil_shh, whole genome shotgun sequence and encodes:
- the LOC131016329 gene encoding pentatricopeptide repeat-containing protein At4g21190-like; translation: MLSLRHSLVTINIGLQTVVFGNNRYRCPVECAAKGPRPRYPRVWKTKKRIGTISKSRKFVECIKGLSNVKEEVYGALDSFIAWELEFPLITVKKALKSLENEKQWKRIIQVTKWMLSKGQGRTMGSYYTLLNALAEDGRIEEAEELWQTLFTRNIESMPRMFFERMISIYYQREMHGKMFEIFADMEELGIRPNVPIVTMVGEVFKKLDMLDKYEKLNRKYPPPKWEYRYIKGKRVKIRSKFAEQTESNNNEANSCDIEASSDAVELHEIAEVCSDNCDDENNLYLPETLTD
- the LOC131016336 gene encoding non-specific lipid transfer protein GPI-anchored 5-like; this translates as MGSKSCRIWSFLVFAVMVSRGGRGESAGCSNNMISGLSSCISYLRGNSSRPLPSCCASLANVQQAQPECICPMLTNNGASATLGTAINRTLAMAMPATCKLPTPQCHDDVGNGGAASSPAVSPPSDASSPSPPSTAEAPTSDFDSGSKTVPVPNIDTSDATTSSIYLIFMAAWIIATSHFQY